CCGGAATTCGGATTGAGTTCATGCGGTTGGACCTCGACAAACCGTCTCTGTGTCGTTCGCCAAGTGACTCTACGCGCATCGAGGCCCGCGGGTTCGCGGCGGGTCAGCGGGAAAGGTCCAGATGCAGTTCCCGATGGGTCTTGGCCCCGCGGGCCGTGACCACCGTCACCTTGGCGCTGTATCGGCCGGGAACTGCGTAGTAGTGGCGAGGCGTCGGCTCCGCCGCGGTCTGGCCGTCGCCGAAATCCCAGAACACCGCCTGCGGCGGCGGGTCCACCTGGAGGTAGAACTGCACGCCCAAGCCGTTCTCGCCAATCCCGGTGACCGCCCGCGGCCGCACCAGGGAGTACTTCTCCGTGACGGTCTTGAAGAAATCGAACGCGATCTCCGGCTTTCGCCGATGACCTCCGGCAATCTCGCGGGGAAATACCCGCTTGCCGCCCATCGTCTCAAGAAAGTCCGCCGCCTTGCGGCTCTGAATGTTAATGCCAAGCAGCGGATCGCTGGCGGCGAAGAAAATCGCCACCGGCTGATACGGGTCCAGCCGCTCGCGGATGTTCGGCAAAAACGTCTCATCGAAGTTGCCCATCCGCACCGCCAGGGCCCGGAATACCGAAGGATTGTTCAGCCCGGTGTGATAGACGGCCAGACCGCCACCGGACCATCCGGTCATGTAGACCCGAT
This portion of the Phycisphaerae bacterium genome encodes:
- a CDS encoding PKD domain-containing protein, which encodes MFGSRSGPVVLGVLALILLPGCPANLNRVPGSTETIKDPKTEGSYLVYVPSWHSNEQRWPVVVTCHGTIPWDTADLQLREWRGLAERVGFIVLAPRLKGTNGTGLVGREDQLRRQREDEALIISAVDQALKNLNGDSDRVYMTGWSGGGLAVYHTGLNNPSVFRALAVRMGNFDETFLPNIRERLDPYQPVAIFFAASDPLLGINIQSRKAADFLETMGGKRVFPREIAGGHRRKPEIAFDFFKTVTEKYSLVRPRAVTGIGENGLGVQFYLQVDPPPQAVFWDFGDGQTAAEPTPRHYYAVPGRYSAKVTVVTARGAKTHRELHLDLSR